Proteins found in one Brachypodium distachyon strain Bd21 chromosome 5, Brachypodium_distachyon_v3.0, whole genome shotgun sequence genomic segment:
- the LOC104585451 gene encoding uncharacterized protein LOC104585451 gives MFTDGMSRLTVGVCVMVALSLAVFLTVLVLLLADLLCSHLRRRRLRHADMEAPHKRPKLESPPSFTPAADDASVATTATTATTHEAFSSTPPFYYAHGVMSAPACRKDLLLAIPKLEAAANWTWSPPSTGSSYAASHSGGGGFVRISNPVYETPEASPSACGVITEEEEEGGGFSSSPPLSMMRKLPPLGVLACPPPPAFGFVDGRPSSMSAWSGMMAMDANRASSSSSNFTTRFFSS, from the coding sequence ATGTTCACGGACGGGATGTCGAGGCTGACGGTGGGGGTGTGCGTCATGGTGGCGCTCAgcctcgccgtcttcctcaccgtcctcgtcctcctccttgccgacctcctctgctcccacctccgccgccgccgcctccgccacgcGGACATGGAGGCTCCGCACAAAAGGCCCAAGCTCGAGTCCCCGCCTTCCTTCACCCCCGCAGCCGACGATGCGTCCGTGGCCaccacggcgacgacggccACCACGCACGAGGCTTTCTCGAGCACCCCGCCGTTCTACTACGCGCACGGCGTCATGAGCGCCCCGGCATGCCGCAAggacctcctcctcgccatccCCAAGCTCGAGGCCGCCGCCAACTGGACATGGTCTCCGCCGTCCACCGGCTCCTCCTACGCCGCTTCGcacagcggcggtggcggattCGTGCGCATTTCGAACCCGGTGTACGAGACGCCGGAGGCCTCGCCGTCGGCATGCGGGGTTATCacggaagaggaagaggagggaggggggttctcctcctcgccgccgctgtccaTGATGCGGAAGCTGCCGCCGCTGGGCGTGCTGGCGTgcccaccaccgccggcgtTCGGGTTCGTCGATGGCCGGCCGTCGTCGATGTCGGCGTGGTCCGGGATGATGGCCATGGACGCCAAcagggcctcctcctcgtcgtccaaCTTTACGACGCGCTTCTTTTCTTCGTAG
- the LOC100834151 gene encoding crossover junction endonuclease EME1 — MAPPRLPDDVVHLIDDDDDEYSTAGSAPSLYKRARAVYAAPSSAGSQDSLDAFATPSPVPKRRGTLVSPIVLDDDTPPSFVPCSLLGARSAVGAAAPGSDLATSDFPSGFDLPSSDFHAGFDLPSSDLRAGFAVSSSTGRATGIFEIPGSPLPASTHPDSLYNEMMGFTTSSLAGQPGPSRVPGTSSPISLDSDEEDVFGDRLPSPKLISPCEDLTLQDQDEDDKEGNPQLIAEGKKKQKRKRLTKEGRDRLNEEKKRQREENKLLKESMKAQKAEQKKYAKEKGDWESGKYALKSIVAEIDSTIIESGSVGGTLLTRFVEKDLKYRIQVNPIRGSILWKMEVPQIGQDPASVSEVPYILFVLQAEEFCDLISSGSFMDHVHTVQSRYPTFTICYVTNKLMNYINKRERSQYRNPSSSNSWKRPPVEEVLCQLATHYVGVHSRQCTDEGEVAEHVVGLTSSLANCKYRKPLTWLSVHANGAMIPKTFIDKDLAKKDTWMKSLIAIPKVQPRFALAIYKKYPTMRSLLNVYMDPSKTGRDKELLLQDLKCENRVGDDGTRVGQVCSKRVYKYLTAQDGTAEADSA, encoded by the exons ATggcccctcctcggctcccCGACGACGTGGTCCACCtcatcgacgacgacgacgacgagtaCTCCACCGCGGGCTCTGCCCCTTCCCTCTAcaagcgcgcccgcgccgtctACGCGGCTCCCTCGTCCGCGGGTTCCCAGGACTCCCTCGACGCATTCGCCACTCCCTCGCCCGTCCCGAAGCGGCGCGGGACGCTCGTGTCCCCCAtcgtcctcgacgacgacaCCCCGCCGTCTTTCGTCCCTTGCTCGCTGCTCGGCGCTCGGTCCGCCGTTGGCGCGGCCGCGCCTGGTTCTGACCTCGCGACCTCGGACTTCCCTTCTGGTTTCGACCTCCCGAGCTCGGACTTCCACGCTGGCTTCGACCTCCCGAGCTCGGACTTGCGTGCTGGTTTTGCTGTCTCGAGCTCGACCGGCCGCGCTACTGGCATTTTCGAGATCCCGGGATCGCCTCTCCCAGCATCTACTCACCCCGACAGTCTTTACAATGAGATGATGGGCTTCACCACCTCGTCCTTGGCTGGACAGCCTGGGCCGTCCCGTGTCCCAG GAACTTCTTCTCCGATATCTCTGGACAGTGATGAGGAGGATGTCTTTGGGGACAGACTGCCGTCGCCCAAGTTGATTTCGCCCTGTGAAGATCTTACTCTGCAGGACCAGGATGAAGACGACAAGGAAGGGAATCCTCAGCTGATTgcagaaggaaagaaaaaacag AAAAGGAAGAGGTTAACAAAGGAAGGGAGAGACAGGTTgaatgaagaaaagaaacggCAGCGAGAG GAAAATAAGCTCCTGAAAGAATCTATGAAAGCTCAAAAGGCAGAGCAGAAGAAGTATGCCAAAGAAAAAGGGGATTGGGAATCAGGAAAGTACGCTTTAAAATCTATTGTCGCTGAGATTGACTCAACAATCATTGAAAGTGGCTCAGTTGGAG GTACTCTTCTCACGAGATTTGTGGAGAAGGACCTCAAGTACCGAATTCAGGTTAATCCAATCAGGGGATCAATTTTATGGAAGATGGAGGTTCCTCAAATTGGCCAG GACCCAGCTTCAGTGTCAGAAGTGCCATATATTCTATTTGTGCTCCAAGCTGAGGAATTCTGTGATCTCATCAGCAGTGGATCCTTCATGGATCATGTTCACACAGTTCAAAGTCGCTATCCAACTTTCACTATTTGCTACGTCACTAATAAATTGATGAACTACATAAATAAACG TGAGCGAAGTCAGTATAGGAATCCGTCCAGTTCTAATAGTTGGAAACGTCCACCAGTGGAAGAG GTTTTATGCCAACTAGCAACACACTATGTTGGAGTTCACTCCAGGCAATGCACAGATGAAGGTGAAGTAGCAGAGCACGTTGTTGGTTTGACATCTAGTCTTGCAAATTGCAAATACAG GAAACCACTCACATGGTTGTCTGTGCATGCTAACGGTGCGATGATACCTAAAACTTTCATCGATAAAGATCTGGCTAAGAAAGACACCTG GATGAAGTCTCTTATAGCCATCCCTAAAGTCCAGCCAAGATTTGCCCTGGCAATCTACAAGAAGTACCCTACCATGAGATCTCTTCTGAATGTTTACATGGATCCCAGTAAAACT GGTCGCGACAAGGAGCTTTTGCTTCAAGATTTGAAGTGCGAAAATCGAGTAGGCGACGATGGCACAAGGGTGGGACAAGTATGTTCCAAGAGAGTGTACAAATATCTCACTGCACAAGATGGAACAGCGGAAGCGGATTCTGCCTAG
- the LOC100834452 gene encoding uncharacterized protein LOC100834452 isoform X1 — protein sequence MASRVPIVVPLPPSATACPPAPVPLPRPLQTSTKLSPLPRPSRSGARPLPRSSSSTTMTMPLHRRSGGPSRRAPSCARLPNRLPLARWATAPEPPLARRMILILILILILLSRGRSASTTMLPLRGSPYRLPGARSTPTLLLLRRRASPPRALLGLPAPRASLLLAARRMICLELLVQYLWTVMMSWMTLGTNGLPRRKRTHPARMRKNRKQKCKKKLININEQSRRSWPKKKKTGSGKDALRSIVAEIDPTVLEIGSIGGSLLTRFAEKNLTFQVKPNPMRGSILWKMVPQNDQHPVSEVSYILFVLQAQESCDLIRNGAFFNHVLEVRARYPTFTICYVINKLVKCIKQVSNISIRIHPVLIAGNVHQWKRYAFNCIWIPLNLFLQYATDLYF from the exons ATGGCATCTCGTGTGCCCATCGTCGTTCCCCTGCCACCCTCCGCAACCGCATGCCCTCCCGCTCCCGTGCCACTCCCTCGACCGCTCCAGACTTCCACGAAGCTTTCTCCCCTTCCCCGGCCGTCCCGAAGCGGCGCGCGTCCGTTACCccgatcctcctcctcgacgacgatgacgatgcCCCTCCACCGCCGAAGCGGCGGCCCGAGCCGCCGGGCTCCGTCGTGCGCGAGGCTCCCCAATCGGTTGCCCCTTGCTCGCTGGGCCACCGCTCCCGAGCCGCCTCTGGCGAGACGCATGATTCTGATTCTGATTCTGATTCTGATTCTGCTCTCCCGCGGTCGTTCCGCTTCGACTACGATGCTGCCGCTTCGAGGATCCCCGTATCGGCTCCCCGGTGCTCGGTCGACCCCGACACTGCTGCTGCTAAGACGCCGGGCTTCACCACCCCGCGCTCTGTTGGGCCTTCCAGCACCCCGGGCTTCTCTTCTACTAGCCGCACGACGCATGATTTGTCTG GAGCTTCTTGTCCAATATCTCTGGACAGTGATGATGAGTTGGATGACTTTGGGTACAAATGGTCTACCCCGCAGAAAGAGGACACACCCAGCAAGGATGAGAAAAAACAG gaaacaaaaatgcaaaaagaAGCTGATAAACATCAACGAACAGAGCAGAAGAAGTTggccaaagaaaaagaagactGGTTCAGGAAAAGATGCTTTACGATCGATTGTGGCAGAGATTGACCCAACGGTCCTCGAAATCGGCTCAATCGGAG GTTCTCTTCTGACAAGGTTTGCAGAGAAGAACCTTACATTTCAAGTTAAGCCTAATCCAATGAGGGGATCAATCTTGTGGAAGATGGTTCCTCAAAATGATCAG CATCCAGTTTCAGAAGTATCATATATTCTATTTGTGCTCCAAGCTCAGGAATCCTGTGATCTTATAAGAAATGGAGCGTTCTTCAATCATGTTCTCGAAGTTCGAGCTCGCTATCCAACATTCACCATTTGCTATGTCATTAATAAATTGGTGAAATGCATCAAACAAG TGAGCAACATCAGTATTCGAATCCATCCAGTTCTAATAGCTGGAAACGTCCACCAGTGGAAGAGGTATGCTTTCAACTGTATCTGGATTCCCCTGAACTTGTTCCTACAATATGCAACTGATTTGTATTTTTAG
- the LOC100834452 gene encoding uncharacterized protein LOC100834452 isoform X2: MASRVPIVVPLPPSATACPPAPVPLPRPLQTSTKLSPLPRPSRSGARPLPRSSSSTTMTMPLHRRSGGPSRRAPSCARLPNRLPLARWATAPEPPLARRMILILILILILLSRGRSASTTMLPLRGSPYRLPGARSTPTLLLLRRRASPPRALLGLPAPRASLLLAARRMICLELLVQYLWTVMMSWMTLGTNGLPRRKRTHPARMRKNRKQKCKKKLININEQSRRSWPKKKKTGSGKDALRSIVAEIDPTVLEIGSIGGSLLTRFAEKNLTFQVKPNPMRGSILWKMVPQNDQHPVSEVSYILFVLQAQESCDLIRNGAFFNHVLEVRARYPTFTICYVINKLVKCIKQVSNISIRIHPVLIAGNVHQWKSNTL, encoded by the exons ATGGCATCTCGTGTGCCCATCGTCGTTCCCCTGCCACCCTCCGCAACCGCATGCCCTCCCGCTCCCGTGCCACTCCCTCGACCGCTCCAGACTTCCACGAAGCTTTCTCCCCTTCCCCGGCCGTCCCGAAGCGGCGCGCGTCCGTTACCccgatcctcctcctcgacgacgatgacgatgcCCCTCCACCGCCGAAGCGGCGGCCCGAGCCGCCGGGCTCCGTCGTGCGCGAGGCTCCCCAATCGGTTGCCCCTTGCTCGCTGGGCCACCGCTCCCGAGCCGCCTCTGGCGAGACGCATGATTCTGATTCTGATTCTGATTCTGATTCTGCTCTCCCGCGGTCGTTCCGCTTCGACTACGATGCTGCCGCTTCGAGGATCCCCGTATCGGCTCCCCGGTGCTCGGTCGACCCCGACACTGCTGCTGCTAAGACGCCGGGCTTCACCACCCCGCGCTCTGTTGGGCCTTCCAGCACCCCGGGCTTCTCTTCTACTAGCCGCACGACGCATGATTTGTCTG GAGCTTCTTGTCCAATATCTCTGGACAGTGATGATGAGTTGGATGACTTTGGGTACAAATGGTCTACCCCGCAGAAAGAGGACACACCCAGCAAGGATGAGAAAAAACAG gaaacaaaaatgcaaaaagaAGCTGATAAACATCAACGAACAGAGCAGAAGAAGTTggccaaagaaaaagaagactGGTTCAGGAAAAGATGCTTTACGATCGATTGTGGCAGAGATTGACCCAACGGTCCTCGAAATCGGCTCAATCGGAG GTTCTCTTCTGACAAGGTTTGCAGAGAAGAACCTTACATTTCAAGTTAAGCCTAATCCAATGAGGGGATCAATCTTGTGGAAGATGGTTCCTCAAAATGATCAG CATCCAGTTTCAGAAGTATCATATATTCTATTTGTGCTCCAAGCTCAGGAATCCTGTGATCTTATAAGAAATGGAGCGTTCTTCAATCATGTTCTCGAAGTTCGAGCTCGCTATCCAACATTCACCATTTGCTATGTCATTAATAAATTGGTGAAATGCATCAAACAAG TGAGCAACATCAGTATTCGAATCCATCCAGTTCTAATAGCTGGAAACGTCCACCAGTGGAAGAG TAACACACTATGA
- the LOC100834452 gene encoding crossover junction endonuclease EME1 isoform X3, whose product MPSRSRATPSTAPDFHEAFSPSPAVPKRRASVTPILLLDDDDDAPPPPKRRPEPPGSVVREAPQSVAPCSLGHRSRAASGETHDSDSDSDSDSALPRSFRFDYDAAASRIPVSAPRCSVDPDTAAAKTPGFTTPRSVGPSSTPGFSSTSRTTHDLSVMMSWMTLGTNGLPRRKRTHPARMRKNRKQKCKKKLININEQSRRSWPKKKKTGSGKDALRSIVAEIDPTVLEIGSIGGSLLTRFAEKNLTFQVKPNPMRGSILWKMVPQNDQHPVSEVSYILFVLQAQESCDLIRNGAFFNHVLEVRARYPTFTICYVINKLVKCIKQVSNISIRIHPVLIAGNVHQWKRYAFNCIWIPLNLFLQYATDLYF is encoded by the exons ATGCCCTCCCGCTCCCGTGCCACTCCCTCGACCGCTCCAGACTTCCACGAAGCTTTCTCCCCTTCCCCGGCCGTCCCGAAGCGGCGCGCGTCCGTTACCccgatcctcctcctcgacgacgatgacgatgcCCCTCCACCGCCGAAGCGGCGGCCCGAGCCGCCGGGCTCCGTCGTGCGCGAGGCTCCCCAATCGGTTGCCCCTTGCTCGCTGGGCCACCGCTCCCGAGCCGCCTCTGGCGAGACGCATGATTCTGATTCTGATTCTGATTCTGATTCTGCTCTCCCGCGGTCGTTCCGCTTCGACTACGATGCTGCCGCTTCGAGGATCCCCGTATCGGCTCCCCGGTGCTCGGTCGACCCCGACACTGCTGCTGCTAAGACGCCGGGCTTCACCACCCCGCGCTCTGTTGGGCCTTCCAGCACCCCGGGCTTCTCTTCTACTAGCCGCACGACGCATGATTTGTCTG TGATGATGAGTTGGATGACTTTGGGTACAAATGGTCTACCCCGCAGAAAGAGGACACACCCAGCAAGGATGAGAAAAAACAG gaaacaaaaatgcaaaaagaAGCTGATAAACATCAACGAACAGAGCAGAAGAAGTTggccaaagaaaaagaagactGGTTCAGGAAAAGATGCTTTACGATCGATTGTGGCAGAGATTGACCCAACGGTCCTCGAAATCGGCTCAATCGGAG GTTCTCTTCTGACAAGGTTTGCAGAGAAGAACCTTACATTTCAAGTTAAGCCTAATCCAATGAGGGGATCAATCTTGTGGAAGATGGTTCCTCAAAATGATCAG CATCCAGTTTCAGAAGTATCATATATTCTATTTGTGCTCCAAGCTCAGGAATCCTGTGATCTTATAAGAAATGGAGCGTTCTTCAATCATGTTCTCGAAGTTCGAGCTCGCTATCCAACATTCACCATTTGCTATGTCATTAATAAATTGGTGAAATGCATCAAACAAG TGAGCAACATCAGTATTCGAATCCATCCAGTTCTAATAGCTGGAAACGTCCACCAGTGGAAGAGGTATGCTTTCAACTGTATCTGGATTCCCCTGAACTTGTTCCTACAATATGCAACTGATTTGTATTTTTAG
- the LOC100834452 gene encoding crossover junction endonuclease EME1 isoform X4: MHQTSEQHQYSNPSSSNSWKRPPVEEVLCKLVTHYDRVHSKQCTDEAEVAEHVVGLTTSLANCKFRKQLTWLYVHGNGAMTSKGSVDKALFKNNTWLRFLIAIPKLKPSLALAISKKYSTMRSLLNVYMDPSKTEREKERLLYDLMCEDSLGNETKKLGKIWSKRLYKILMAQDGAMGADEALKS, translated from the exons ATGCATCAAACAAG TGAGCAACATCAGTATTCGAATCCATCCAGTTCTAATAGCTGGAAACGTCCACCAGTGGAAGAG GTTTTATGCAAATTAGTAACACACTATGATAGAGTACACTCAAAGCAATGCACAGATGAAGCTGAAGTGGCAGAGCATGTTGTTGGTTTGACAACTAGTCTTGCAAATTGCAAATTCAG GAAACAGTTGACATGGTTATATGTGCATGGTAATGGTGCGATGACATCAAAGGGATCCGTGGATAAAGCTCTGTTTAAGAACAATACCTG GTTGAGGTTTTTAATAGCTATCCCTAAACTCAAGCCAAGTTTGGCCCTTGCAATCTCGAAGAAGTACAGTACAATGAGATCCCTTCTGAATGTTTATATGGATCCTAGTAAAACT GAGCGTGAGAAGGAGCGTTTGCTTTACGACCTCATGTGTGAAGATAGCCTTGGTAATGAAACCAAAAAATTGGGAAAGATATGGTCTAAAAGATTGTACAAAATTCTCATGGCACAAGATGGGGCAATGGGAGCAGATGAAGCTTTGAAATCCTAA